The Clostridiales bacterium DNA window AATATCACATCTACCTTGCCATAAAGGTCTTTTATTACATGATTGACGCTTGTTGGGCTTGGCTTACCGGACAGGTTCGCGCTCGGAGCCGCGATAGGAACTTTTGAATGTTTTATAAGCTCATTTGCGATTTTATTTGACGGCATCCTGACTGCTACGCTATCCAGACCAGCCGTTATCATATACGGTATTATCTTCGACTTTTCAAATATTATTGTAAGGGGACCCGGCCAGAAAATATCCATAAGTTTTTCTGCATCAGATGGTATATCAACTACAAAGGGTTTGATATTTTTATCGGCTACATGGATAATAAGTGGATTATCCTGCGGCCTTCCCTTTGCTTCGAATATTTTCTTAGCGGCATTTTCGTCCAATGCATTCGCTCCCAATCCGTATACCGTTTCGGTCGGGAACACGACTGTCCCACCATTTCTTATGACACCTGCGGCATATTTTATTATATCCATATCAATCTTTTGTTCATCAAGATAAAAAACTTTTGTTTCCATTTTTGCCTCCATTCATCCTTTACGACACTGAAACTATTATTATACCTGCAATTATACCGGCGATGATGCCAAAAGTGGAGATAAAGTTATCCAGAAGATCCCTGCTTTTGGGTATGAGCTCTCCACATACTATGTAAAGCATCGTTCCGCCGGCAAATGAAAGGCACAGTGTTGTAAATGCAGGCGATATATCGCCCAGAACAGCACCTATGAAAGCCCCGATACCCGTCGGTACGGCTGTAGCGATAGTATACAGAATAACTCTGCTTTGTTTTACGCCGCTTATGCTCATAGGTGCTGCAACGGCCATACCTTCCGGTATGTCATGCATGCCTATAACTGTAGATATTCCAAAACCCAGCCTTTCACCGGCCGCAAAGCCTGAACCTATGGCCAAGCCTTCGGGAAAATTATGCAACGCAAGGCCTATGGCTATTAAAATACTCATCTTAAAATATTTGCCCTTGCCCTTTGATATGTTTTCAAAATCAGGAAGCAGTTCATCAATCATCGCCGTTACGATTACGCCTCCGATAATGCCTGCAATGCTTAGAGGAACTCCTCCGTACTGAAATGCCTCCGGTAAAAGGTCAAAGGTGACTACTGACAGCATAAGGCCACCTGCAGTTCCAAGTGTCAGGCTCATGATCTTATCATTCGGGTTTCTACATATAAATGTGATTAACCCTCCCGTACCGGTACCTATTATCCCGACCAGCGTACCTATTATGGTAATATTTATAATATTATTCATTCCATATCCTCCGGTTGATATCTTCATATAATACTTATTTTGCCGGCAGGACATTTATTACCTGATCTTCGATTTGTAATTTTAGCTTATGTTATTTTGAGCACTCATTCGCCAGATTCAAGTTTTGGTGTATATCAAAATTGTTTGAAAAATATTATGGAAAGAGCAGATAAAAAGCAATACACTTCCTAAAAGCTTTGACAGATTGAAATTATTCTATAACCTTTTTAATAAGTTCCATGGAGCTGTCGGTGAACTTGCATCTTTCACAATTTCTATATAACAGATAAAAAAAATACAAGAATTTATATCCATGATGGTAAACCCTGTAATAATAAAATACTTTTTCAGGATAATCGTTTTTTAACTCATTTATAACGTTGAGATGAACGCTTTCACCCCTAAAATCACTCTTATCCAACCGTCTTACTTTTTTATGGTTTACTCTTTTGTCAAATATTATTATACTATCATATTCCGATTTTTTTGCTGCTTTTTGGGTGCTGACATAATAAATCCTGTTAATAGGTACGCTTATAGCTCTTTCAAACATACTGTCCCTTATTTTTATTCTGTCATCTTTAAAAATAATATCATAATGAAGCCACCTTACGATATCGGCATCAAAAATAAGAAGTATCAATAAAATAGCAGCAAAGCAGGCAACTGCAAAATACGACTCCCATCCTATAAAAAATCCCTTCTGTATGAGAGCATATAAAAATATCCCTGAAATAAGCATTATTCCCATCGTGAAGTATATTTTAAATATGTTGGCTATTCTTTCTCTGTCAAGTTTTTTATATATATTCATAAGATCACCGTCTGCTGCTGCAATTAATTATTGTTCATTCCCCGACTGCCTTTAATTTTTCCGCCTGATCGGCAGTATTCAAGGCATCGAGTACAACATCCATATCCCCGTCCAGGAATGATTCGAGCTGGTATATGGTAAGCCCGATCCTGTGATCGGTAACCCTGCCTTGCGGAAAATTATACGTTCTTATTCTTTCGCTTCTATCACCGCTCCCTACCTGGCTCCTTCTTTCCTCCGCAACTTTTGCATTCTGTTCTTGCTGTAATTTATCATAAATCCGCGCTTTTAAAACCTTCATGGCCTTATCCCTGTTTTTAATCTGGGATTTTTCATCCTGGCATGTCACGACAATCCCTGTCGGTATATGTGTAATCCTTACGGCTGAATCAGTTGTATTTACACACTGCCCGCCATGCCCACTGGACCTGTAAACATCTATTCTGAGGTCATCCGGGTCTATGTTAACTTCGACATCTTCAACCTCAGGCATTATCGCAACGGTTACGGCAGATGTATGAATACGGCCAGATGCTTCCGTTTCAGGAACCCTTTGAACTCTGTGTGTACCGCTCTCGAACTTCAGCCTGCTGTAAACACCTTTCCCCTGTATCATGGCAACAACTTCTTTAAATCCGCCAAGATCCGTCTGATTTGCACTCATTATCTCAACTTTCCAGTTTTTCCTCTCGGCATATTTTGTATACATTCTTAAAAGCTCGGCTGCAAAAAGTGCCGCCTCTTCGCCTCCGGTGCCTGCTCTTATTTCAAGGAAAACATTCTTTTCATCATTGGGATCCTTGGGCAGAAGCAATAATTTGAGCTTATTCTCGATCCCCTCCTGCTTCTTTTCGAGGTCCTTCAGCTCTTCTTCAGCCAATTCTTTCAATTCGCTTTCAGATTTATCATCTATTATTTCCTTATCATTTTCTATCTCTTTTGAGACATCCTTATACTCTTTGTAACTTTGAACTATTTCCTCCAAGGATGCGTGTTCCTTCATAAGTTTCTGCCACTCCTGCTGGTTTGCTATAACTTCAGGATCGCTTATCTTTTTTGTTAAATCATTGTACTTTTCCTCTATGAAATCAAGCCTTTCCAACATGTTTCTCACCCCAGACCATATTTATTTTACCCCTTTAATACACCTGTATCTGCCTGCTAAATCCCTGTAAATCTCTATATCTGAAAAACCATTCTTCTCCATTATATCTTTTACATCTTTATTCTGATTATAACCTATTTCAAAGATTATATTACCATCCGCCTTTAAGCATTCTAAAGAAACGCTGCAAAGTCTTCTATAAAACTCAAGTCCATCAGCACCGCCATTCAGTGCAAGCAAAGGCTCGTAATCCTTAACATCGACCGGTAAAAATTTTATATCAGCCGACTTAATATAAGGAGGGTTTGAAACTATAATATCAAATTTCCGACCCGCTACAGGTGATAATAAATCTCCCTGAATTACATATGCCCTGTCCCCGACTCCGTTTAAAGCCGCATTTCCCCGAGCCGCATCCGCAGCGGCTTTGCTTACATCTATCATTGTTACAAATGCGCGCTCAACATATTTTGCAATACTTATACCTATCGCGCCGCTGCCACAGCATACATCGCAGACATATATCGGACCTTCGATCCTCTTACATATATCTATCGCACATTCTGCAACAATTTCAGTATCGCATCTTGGTATAAGCACCCCCTTGCCCGTAGAAAACTTAAGCCCCATGAATTCCTTGTAGCCGGTAATATATGCAACAGGCATTCCATGCGCCCGCTTACTGATATGATCCAAGAATTTCGCATATTCATCATCACTCAGTGCCCTCTCACCGTCGGTTATAAGATGAAGCCTGCTGCAATTTAATATATGCGCCATTATGACTTCAGCATCCAGCCTCGGGGTATCGATATTTCGATTTCTCAAAAACGATGTGCCTTCTTTGAGTGCGGTAAAGATACTTACCAAGCATTTGCCTCCTTATCATCCGTGAGCACTCCCTTTAATGCTGCAATAGCTACTTCAAGCATACTGTCGTCAGGCTCGGCTGTCGTTAATTTTTGCAGAAGCAATCCCGGATAAATCAATACATGGACGATTTTCGAATCCGAATGCCCTGCGAACTTCAATATTTCATAGGATATACCGGCTATTACAGGAAGAAGTATTATTCTTAATATAACTCTTGCCACAAGATTCGGCCAACCGAAAAAAGAAAAAACAAATATGCTTATGATCATAAATATAAATAGAAAATTAGTCCCGCACCGTGGATGCATCGTCGAATACTTTCTTGCGTTATCAACTGTAAGTTCTTCCTCATTTTCATAGCAAAATATAGTTTTATGTTCAGCGCCATGATACTGGAAAACTCTTTTTATATCATTCATTTTAGATATAAAGTATATATAAAGTATAAGAAATATAATCCTTATGATCCCTTCGAGAAAATTCCTCAGAAAATTGCTGCCGCTAATCTTCTTTACAAATCCTATTACGGCAGATGGAAGCACGAAAAACAGTGCCACCGCAAGCAATACGGATATGGCTACTGAAAATCCCATGATCACCTTATCGGCCTTATCCTTGAATATCTTTTTCATTAGCTTATCGAATACGCCAGTTTCTTTCTGCTCGTCATCCTCTTCAAAGAACTGCGCCGAATATGTCAGGGCATTTATACCTATGACAAGTGATTCGATAAGCGCTACGGAACCTCGTATAAATGGAAGACCAAGTATTTTGTTCTTCCTTGTATAGCTCTCTGCGGTCCTTTTTTCAACTTCTATCTCATTATCAGGTTTCCTTACGGCTATAGAAATTCCCTGAGGTCCCCTCATCATCACACCCTCTATTAGAGCCTGACCTCCGATGCCCGTCTTTCTCTTTGTTTTCCAATCCTTCACAAAACCACCCCATTCTACAGGCAACAAAATGAATACATCTTTTTCAATTATAACACATATTTGTATATATATTATTTGAAGAATATTCATATGTGCCAAAGCCCATATGAATTATAGTTATATAAA harbors:
- a CDS encoding ZIP family metal transporter, whose translation is MNNIINITIIGTLVGIIGTGTGGLITFICRNPNDKIMSLTLGTAGGLMLSVVTFDLLPEAFQYGGVPLSIAGIIGGVIVTAMIDELLPDFENISKGKGKYFKMSILIAIGLALHNFPEGLAIGSGFAAGERLGFGISTVIGMHDIPEGMAVAAPMSISGVKQSRVILYTIATAVPTGIGAFIGAVLGDISPAFTTLCLSFAGGTMLYIVCGELIPKSRDLLDNFISTFGIIAGIIAGIIIVSVS
- the prfA gene encoding peptide chain release factor 1, whose translation is MLERLDFIEEKYNDLTKKISDPEVIANQQEWQKLMKEHASLEEIVQSYKEYKDVSKEIENDKEIIDDKSESELKELAEEELKDLEKKQEGIENKLKLLLLPKDPNDEKNVFLEIRAGTGGEEAALFAAELLRMYTKYAERKNWKVEIMSANQTDLGGFKEVVAMIQGKGVYSRLKFESGTHRVQRVPETEASGRIHTSAVTVAIMPEVEDVEVNIDPDDLRIDVYRSSGHGGQCVNTTDSAVRITHIPTGIVVTCQDEKSQIKNRDKAMKVLKARIYDKLQQEQNAKVAEERRSQVGSGDRSERIRTYNFPQGRVTDHRIGLTIYQLESFLDGDMDVVLDALNTADQAEKLKAVGE
- the prmC gene encoding peptide chain release factor N(5)-glutamine methyltransferase, translating into MVSIFTALKEGTSFLRNRNIDTPRLDAEVIMAHILNCSRLHLITDGERALSDDEYAKFLDHISKRAHGMPVAYITGYKEFMGLKFSTGKGVLIPRCDTEIVAECAIDICKRIEGPIYVCDVCCGSGAIGISIAKYVERAFVTMIDVSKAAADAARGNAALNGVGDRAYVIQGDLLSPVAGRKFDIIVSNPPYIKSADIKFLPVDVKDYEPLLALNGGADGLEFYRRLCSVSLECLKADGNIIFEIGYNQNKDVKDIMEKNGFSDIEIYRDLAGRYRCIKGVK
- a CDS encoding DUF1385 domain-containing protein; this translates as MKDWKTKRKTGIGGQALIEGVMMRGPQGISIAVRKPDNEIEVEKRTAESYTRKNKILGLPFIRGSVALIESLVIGINALTYSAQFFEEDDEQKETGVFDKLMKKIFKDKADKVIMGFSVAISVLLAVALFFVLPSAVIGFVKKISGSNFLRNFLEGIIRIIFLILYIYFISKMNDIKRVFQYHGAEHKTIFCYENEEELTVDNARKYSTMHPRCGTNFLFIFMIISIFVFSFFGWPNLVARVILRIILLPVIAGISYEILKFAGHSDSKIVHVLIYPGLLLQKLTTAEPDDSMLEVAIAALKGVLTDDKEANAW